Part of the bacterium genome, CCTGGCCGTATGTCCGCTACGACATGGGCGACTTAGCGCTGGCGCTTCCCTATGAACCGTGCGCGTGCGGCATGACGTTGCCTAAGATTGGAACGGTGCAGGGGCGGACTGGCGATTTTATTCGTACTATCGATGGGAAAACCGCCACTACTCCCAACTTCACCTTAGTCTTCCGATACATTTTCAAAGAAGTCAAAACATATCAGATTGTTCAAGAGAAACTTGAAGCGGTTATCGTAAGGGTTGTTCCTACGGAACTCTATACGCAAGAGACGAATGACCATATCCTGCGCAGTTTCCGCAAGATTCTTGGCGATAACATCGATATCCAACTCGTGTTAGTGGAGGATGTCGAAGTAACGCGCGCCGGGAAACGGCGCATTGTGATTTCACGGCTTGCCCAATAAACAGACTGGTCGAAATCGGCTGATCGGTTAACTCATGTAATTCTCGTTACATGTGAGGAGTGGGTAGATTTCATTGCATGTGCTTGAATATCACAGTAAGTTACATTGGTAGGAGATAATTCTCCTTTTTTCGAAGCATTCAGTGGTGACAATCGGCAATTCTTGCCGTAGCGAAGCATCATACTTAAGGATCGTTCTGTAACAAATGAACATGCGCTGCTTTCCTGATTGATGGAACATTCGTTTGATTTTACGAAGTGAGTACTCATCGGCCTTTCGAGCCGTTCACACGCAAATAGAAGGATTGTACATGGAAACGATACAAAGTCCGTTTGGACATACCTTCGAGGAATTTACCGTTGGTACGGTTTTTAAGCACTGGCCCGGCAAAACAATCAATACCAGCGAACAAAGCATGTTTTGTTTATTAACGATGGTACACCACCCTGTCCACCTTGACGAACAATACGCTTCTGAGACCCAGCACGGAAAAATTTTGGTGGTCGGCACCTATGTGATTAGTCTCATCGCCGGCATGAGTGTACGTGACATCTCCGGAAAAGCGATTGCAAATCTGGAATACGAAAAGATTGTCCACAACGCACCA contains:
- a CDS encoding MaoC family dehydratase — translated: METIQSPFGHTFEEFTVGTVFKHWPGKTINTSEQSMFCLLTMVHHPVHLDEQYASETQHGKILVVGTYVISLIAGMSVRDISGKAIANLEYEKIVHNAPVFIGDTLRAETEILEKIASKSKPDRGIIYVETRGFNQRNEKVLTFRRKLLVPKTNVEGV